The window CCCAAAATTTGTTCAACGTCTTTTGGAGCTTTCATCGGAAGAGGACCGCTGGTTCTTGACTGGAGAAAACCTAACTAAGCTCGATTCGTACGAAGCGGAACTCATTTTACAGGTCGACGATCTGCGTCTGAGTGAAAAGGACTTTTCTCCATCGTTCGTCGAAGCGGCTGGACAGAAGGCCTTGACTCGGGCAATAAAGGAGTCACAAGGCGCTTTCGAGCAGCTTCTTATCCGGTTGCATCGGGAAGGCGTCGCACCCGAGCCCATGCGACCGAGCCCGCGAGGACCGCGGCTGCTGACTCCCCAACCCGTGGTCCTAAGTACAGAAGGGGCTCTTTCGCACCTCATCGAGAAGGGCTTCTGGAAGGAGGCGCTCGAGCTTGCTGCCTCGGCTGCTCAGGAAAGGGTGGGCGATGTGCTTGCCAAAGGTGCAGGCTACCACTTTATTGGGCGGGGCAACGCATCTGAATTGTATAAAATTTTGCTGAATGTAGTTCATAGTAGTCACGTTGACGAAGAAACCCTGTTGTGGCTCGTCGGTGCTGCGCAGCGTCTGGGAAAGCACGAAAGCTTATGCGCTACTGTAGAAACCTACCTTTCAGAGCATGAGGCGCCTCGCTTGCGCGCGGTGTATGCAGGGTCGCTGGCACCGCATGAGCTCAGGCTAAAAGAAGCACGTCGAGCTGCCGCAGCGCGGGAAGACGAGCTGACACTCTACTTCTTGGGTAGGGAGCTGCAAGATAGCGATATACTCCTCAAGGCACTGCGCCTGGCGGAAAAAGCGGGAGATACGTATGCCGCGATACGCAACGCCAACGCACTTGGCGTTGCGTACTCCCGGAAAGGCCAGCTACTCGAAGCCCATCATTACAAGCGGTACGCTTACACGCTCTTGCAAAGCGAGCGCGTGGTCGACCCGATCGCCCGTCTCACGACGACGAACAGCTACCTTTACTCGGGGCTGTTGCTGGGGAACCCCGAACCGGCGCTTTTCGAAGAACTGACGGCTTTCACGGGCCAGCACACCCTGGGCAGCTGGTGGCGCGCCGCCATGACCACGCTGATCGAGTATTCATGGACAAGAGGCGACCTCGAAAGGGCTCGGAGCATGCTGGAGCAGCTTTGGAGCAGAACTCCACGAAGGGACCGCCCATTGCTCGCGCCGTTCGCCGCGCATGCTCTGCGTAGCTGGGGCGAGCCCCAGCGGGCTTTGGACCTGGCCCGCGAAGCCCTTACCTTTTCGTACGAGGGTGGCACGTTCGCGCGCGCCCAAGCCGAAGCGGCCCTGGGCATCGCACTGTTTGGAAAACAGGACGAGGCATCGCTTGGGCACTTGGAAGGTGCGCGTAGTGCTTTTTCGAGTCTATCGATCGAACCTCCGCATAAGCTAATGTTTTACCTCGCCGCTGTACTGCACACCCTGGGGCGAAACGAGGAAGCGCTGAGCATCCTGCGCGAAGCATCGCCGCTTTTGAGTGCGTTGCACGAAAGCGTCTTGCAGCTCTTTATGCCGCCCGAGGCTCTGCCGCTGATCGGCCGGGGTACCAGGCTGACCCTTACCTTTCTTGGCGGCTGCCATGCCCTTTTGGAGGGTGCGCCCCTTGAGCTGCGGCTTAGTTATGCGGAAATCCTCGCCCTACTGGCCTTGCACCCAAACGGCCTCAGCCTGGGCGAGCTGGCGGCGCACTACCGCGATTCGGTAAGCTTGAGCACCGTTAAGTCAACCCTGTCGCGGCTTCGCGAAATCGTCCCGTTGGCTTCCAAGCCTTACCGCATCGCCGCCGAATGGACGGCCGACTTCGTACGTCTCGTGGAACTCGTGCGCTCCGGGATGGTGGCCCAGGCCTTGGAGCTGTACCAGGGCCCCCTTCTTCCGGGAAGCGCGTCTCCGGGTGTCGAAGAATACAGGACGGTGGTCGAAGAAACGCTAAGGGCCGCGGTGCTGGACCGCGGGGACGGTCCTCTGGTCTTCAACCTGGCCGAGCGCCTGCGGGACGATCTGGAGGTATGGGAAGCCGCTCGCGACCGCCTGCTGCCCGGCGATTCGCGCAAAGTGATTGCCGAGGCGCAGGTGCGACGCCTGCAGAGGGACTACGGGCTTGACTAGTTGCCCGTCATCGTGGTCATTAGCCAAGGCATTACTGAGCACCAATGTAGTTAGTACGAACACCCACCGCCACGGCCTGTTCATAACTGCAACACCCCCTTTACACCACGCTGCAGAACCCTATACCTTTGCCTCCGAAGCCTGAAGTTCAAGGTAGGCCTGTTCCCGCCCCCTTAGCGGTGGACACGGACGCTTGCTGTCGCGAATACGCACCCACGGACATGCGTTTCCCTCGCATAGCGGTCGGATCGCACAGGTCTGGCAAACCGAGTCGGTGAGCGATCCACCCAGTATCCACGGCTGCAGGCGCTCGTTGTTGAGCAATAAGGAGCCGTCAGGCAGTAACCGCCCGACCTGGTTCTCGGCTGCTTCGAGCGCGACCGTGCACTTGTTGATCCTCCCATCCGCGCGCACAACGAAGGAGTAAGGCAACGCCGCATAACAAACCTTGCTACCCGAGTTCATGTTTAGGTCGAGCTGCAAGCCCTCATCCCTCGCCAAGCGGTACAAACGCAGCAGCGCTCGTTCGTCGTCGAAAATCTTAAGGTTAGCATCGTTCGCGCCTCCCCAGCGCCCGACCTTGTGCAGGTGAAGCCGGAAGCGTCGATCGCCGGCGAAGGCAGCAGCTAGATGTTCTACGAATGCTGGTATGCCCGAAAGGTTTTCCTGATCAATGTTTACGCGGACGGTGACAACAAAATCTCGTCGGCCGTCCTTCATGGATTCCAGGTTGTTCCAAATGGTATCAAACGTGCGGAACCCTTCTTTTCCGATTCGCTTACGGTCGTGCTCCTCCTCGTTGCCATCCAACGTAATCTGAAAGTTCCGTAAACCCAGCTCATGTAACTCTACGAAGCGATCGGGTGTTAACAGGTAGCCGTTGGTGGTCATGTGTTGCAGGAGCAACACATCGTGCTCTTGGGCCGTGCGGACAAAATACCGCGTCAAGTCAAGAACGATGTCGTAGGCGGTCAGCGGCTCCCCTCCGAACCATCCGATTTCAAGCGACTTCAGACCTAGAGCGCGCTTTTGGACCAGCCTACGAATGCCTTGTTGAACGTCCGGATGCATGCGGCCAAGTTGGAAGTCCTCGTAGCAATACACGCAGCGAAGGTTGCAATCTTCTGTGGGAAGAAGAATGAGTTGCAAATAGTCGTTGCGAAAATGGCGCGCGAGATGTTGCAGACGTGCTTGATGTAGAGCATCCTCAAACGAAGCAACTTCATCGGTATTCGTTGTGGCCACCCAACGACCCTTCAAGGTATCGAAGAAACGCGGTTCACCGTTATCCGAGTTCTTGACTTTGACTAGGTAGGGTTGGGGCTTCCTGCTCATACGTACTTATTAGGGCCAGATGCGTTGGATGAAGGTTGACGCATAGTTCATTATTCTCACAACCCTGAAGCAACCTAATGCTCTCTATCCTGAACGCGAGGAGGTAACCATGGGGAAAGAGGCAAGGAAGCGTATCCAAATTAGGCCCGAGGACTACACGGTCACCAGCGA of the Oceanithermus desulfurans genome contains:
- a CDS encoding radical SAM/SPASM domain-containing protein, with product MSRKPQPYLVKVKNSDNGEPRFFDTLKGRWVATTNTDEVASFEDALHQARLQHLARHFRNDYLQLILLPTEDCNLRCVYCYEDFQLGRMHPDVQQGIRRLVQKRALGLKSLEIGWFGGEPLTAYDIVLDLTRYFVRTAQEHDVLLLQHMTTNGYLLTPDRFVELHELGLRNFQITLDGNEEEHDRKRIGKEGFRTFDTIWNNLESMKDGRRDFVVTVRVNIDQENLSGIPAFVEHLAAAFAGDRRFRLHLHKVGRWGGANDANLKIFDDERALLRLYRLARDEGLQLDLNMNSGSKVCYAALPYSFVVRADGRINKCTVALEAAENQVGRLLPDGSLLLNNERLQPWILGGSLTDSVCQTCAIRPLCEGNACPWVRIRDSKRPCPPLRGREQAYLELQASEAKV